The nucleotide window tggagtctgcgctctccgctcaggagaccagacgaccgtcaccctcagcgggctcaggtcagtgccACACGCACACTGTAGATGTTTGTGCTCGCAAGGCACACGCACCGGCAGTCACACCTGCCCCGCTcggctgccccaccgcgggtactttggtagtgccgttaattctTCTTGTATGGtccctgggtgcttggcttcagttccgaTTACAAAGCGATTGAGCATATCTCGGAATACATCATTAATAAATGACTGAAACACAGATGGACTGTTAGAGAGCCCGAAGGGCATCACCAAATATTCGTAGTGACCATCGCTGGTGGAGAAAGCCGTCTTCCACGCTTCACCCTCACGAATACGAATCAAGTTATAAGCGTTGCGTAAGTCCAACTTACTGTAGATCTTGGCGCTGCGTAATTGTTCCAAAGCAGCTGGTACTAAAGGTAGAGGGTAGTGGAATTTCACAGTGATATCGTTCAGTCCACGATAATCGATACAAGGGCGCAGACCAACATCTTTCTTGCCCACGAAGAAAAACCCTGCCGCTGCTGGTGAAGTAGAATGACGTATGAAACCCTTCTCCAGCTCTTCCTCAATGTATTTCTTTATGGCTTGTTGTTCGGGTTCAGATAAAGGAAAGATGCGCCCCCTAGGAGGTACAGTGTTGGGTAGCAGTTCAATGGCACAGTCACTGGGTCGATGAGGTGGTAGTTGCGTAGCCTTGGTCTTGCTGAATGCGATGGCCAGATCTAAGTACTCGAGGGGAACATGATCAGGTAAACTGGTCACTGGATTAATTTGAGATGTACATACGGGAATTTCAGGGGGATTATTCAAACAGGTTGTCAAACATTCATTATTCCAATTCAGAATGCGCTTTTCCTTCCAAGAAATGAGTGGGTTGTGAAGATGGAGCCAGGGAAAGCCCAAGATGATTGGGTTGTGAGGTGATAAAATGACATAGAAAGTAATTTCTTCAGTATGATCAGTTTCAGTGGCAAGCGTAATACTTTGTGTGATGTGAGTGATGCGACCGGAGCCCAACGGTCGTCCGTCTAGCGCTGCGACAGAGAGAGGAGGTACACAAGGAATTACAGAAATACCATGAGATTTCACTAGTCCTGAATCAATAAAATTTCCCGCAGCCCCTGAGTCGAGTAGTGCTTTTGAGGGTATGGTCGAGTGTTGCCATATTAACGTAACTGGTACTTTCATACAATCAAAAGTAGTAGAAGGAATTGATGCACTCACCCGTCCAAGACGTGTTTGTGATGGTCGTGTGGGACAGACAGCGAGGATATGACCAGCTTCACCACAATACAGGCACAATCGTTCATGGAATCGGTGTTCTCTCTCCTCCAACGTGAGACGTGCTCGTCCCACTTGCATGGGTTCGCACACCTCAGATGAAGATGCCGCAGGAATATCATACCCTCGTACAGGTCTTCGGCTGCGTACTAAATTATCAACTCGGATGGACATTGCAACGAACTCCTCAAAACTCATCCCTTCATTACAACAGGCCAGCTCAGACTGTAAATCCTGATTTAATCCCTGACGAAACAGAATCTTTAACGTATCCTCTACCCAGTTGGTTTGAGCAGCGAGAGTGCGGAAAGTAAGTGCATATTCAGCGGCTGTGCGGCGTCCCTGACGAAGATTTAATAGCTGTTCTCCTGGGTCTCGGCCTCCAGCTGGATGTTCAAACACAGCTCGCATGGTGTTTTGAAACTCATCAAACTTCCTGGTTAAAACTTTCTGCTGCCTATAATGCCGTGGCCCACTCCAACGCTCTTCCAGTAAGTAAAGAACAAATTAAAGAAATCTTACCGACCTCCGTGTTGTATATATTGGGTTGTTGGGCGATGAAGAGTTCACACTGCTTGAGGAAACCCTTACATTTGTCCGGGGTACCATCAAACTTCTCGGGGAAAGCCAAACGGGGTGTAGCTGAGGCCTGAGGTGGAGCTATGGGTTGGGGTGTAGGAGGAGTGGGTGCTGGAGTAGCAGTGGTGTTAGCTGATACCGCTAAGCTCTGAACAGAGCGAACCAGTTCCCCCGTTAGAGAGGTTAGCCGTGCTAACTGTTGTTGATGAGCCGCCAGGATGTGCGCTTGTGAGGACAGCTCGCCTGTTAACTGTGCTAAAGTTACTGGATCCGGAGGTGGCGAAGTCTTCTGTGACGCTGCAGGCAGGTTAGGTTCCATTTGCAACTCTTTATTGATGtaaacacacaacaaacagTGAATAAACAATGGGCTAATCCAGATAAGCATAAACATAAACACAGTCCGAAATCGGGGGAGGCAGATATCATTCATATACGTTACACAGTCCAAGATCGGGGCAGGCAGAAAGCAGTCGTAAACGATAATCAGTCCAATATCGAGGCAGGCAAAACAGCAATAATCCAAAAGACAGTCCAAAATAATCACCAGGAAAGCAAACACGGGTAGACACAAGGAAACGCTCAGAAATGCTGCTAAGGGCAAACAAGACTTCGCGAAGACAGAGTGGCCGAGTCCCAGGTTAAATAGACCCGCTGATACGCTACAGCTGGTGTGAAATCAGCGGGTCGCAGTGCCTTATGGGAAGTGTAGTTCGGTAAACGAGTGACTGGGAAGTACCGGGAGCGTTAGGGCTGACATCCGTCAcagtaatgaacaattacgcttctaacctgtagggggagcaaagagcaataagtctttagtgttgctttaagtttaTTTTCCATTATAATAACTTCTCTTATTTGatactaatctataacacatcaTATTGTTAAAACCATATAAATTGTGCCCTCCCCCAGTGCcccctttttggtttgggccactgcccctcaaaatgtatGTGCATGGCCCTGCTCAAAAATGAAATGAAGGACAACAATAGCAGATTACGACAGATTTCCATTAATTTCTTAAAGCTGTTGCAAGGTGAGAAGCTTTAACATACATTACTGACTATAGACTAGTTTAGCCTTCGTTTCATTTCTGTTTTATCACAATCAACTCGATTCTCGACTGCCTAAAAATCCTTACTTGGCATATTACGTTACAAAACATTAGTTTGTAACCgatcgcatttctagtttatgttaattagcttatacgggctacgttaattaaacagcttataagggctgacttcgcgttagaatcataacacaaaacggggaacgtaaatcaccttgtgtttttttaaactggggCGAACAAAGCGAAGACTTTACATtggaaagaaaactgcattgtattgctccagcgtcacattgtgtaaactgcatttatagtaaggaagcgcacatatgcagatatcacagcaaatagcagtaaatacacaaaCCTTGCTCTCTTGTGAAGTTCACTCCGCACTGTGAGTCCGTGGATTAAAGAAGGCGctaaaacgcagagtaaagacggggcggGGCTAAGAGGGCTCAGCTAAGGGGGTTGCATGTGTggcacagtccttggctggggcccCAAAAAATTAATGGGCCCTTCGAATCGTTCTAACCCCCCCCCCTTATGGGGCCCCTGAGTAAAGAGCTACACAAGTCTTGTGCCGTGTCACAGTTGAGTTTCTCTTGTGTGTACCTGTGTAGTGATGTTCACCGCAGTATTCATGTGATGATCCTCATGATGGTGAGCAGTACATTCAACTCTGACAGATGCTGTGTGCTTCATACCACTGGAGTCCCAAGCGTGTACATCAAACATCATATATCCATCATGAAGAGTCACCGGTGTCTTCAGTGTTACACTTCTATCTGTTCTTACACTGAACCGCTTGTCACGCGACTGAAAGACTGATCTTGATCTTACATCACAGGTATTGAAGATTACTGTCAGATAAAGACACATTCAAATATTGTTTAAACATCTAAATACAGTAGTGCAGAGCCTAATATTATTTAACAACACTTTAAATGTTGAGttgttgttatttaaagagGATTGTGAGTCTCTTTTACCTCTTCCTAGTGTTTTTCCTCTGTGAAGATGATCTCTGTTCACTTTAAACACAAACGACTCTGAATCAAATCCAGGTGTGCATGACGACTCCTCTGCAAATCCAcatgaaaatacctaaaaaACACACATCAGTGAAATATTTGATAACACTTTAGGTTGTATTTCTTAacattaaatgcattatttactctttgttaatgttaagtTATGCCAAACAATTATTCATGTTCGGTCATTGTCCATTAActcatgttaacaaatacaacttttaatttttaaaaatgtattagtaaatgttgaAAATAACATGAACTAGCATGAATAAATTCTGTAGAAGCAAGTACTTATTTTAAGTATCTTGTTACCCAATAATTTGTTTAGACATCTACATTCTGTCagtcatttaacatttacatttttacattctaGGAGTTTCAGAAAGAAGGGATGTGTCTGATTCATTTGCCAAATCTGGTGAAATACTCGAATTTTTAACCTCCCTTATAGCATCattaacacatttgtttttgaCTATAAATGAGAATATTTCCTGTAGGTTatatcttgtaaaaatattttatttaattaacattcaaatTTACCCTCTCTTAATATTTCTtattcttcctttatttctttatgCCATTCCAGAATCgacggctatattcatggcaagaacCAGTTAATCCagttttattcagacaagttgatccatacacaggttgggggagggacaatttgcctaacttgcatgtttttggcctgtgggaggaaaccgaaAGTGATTTTTGATCAGTTTCCAGATATAAGTTACTGTAACCACCCTCACACTATGTTTATCTGAAAGTTGAAattattgctttaaaaaaatgcttcaATTATAAAACGTCTTTCATCAGCAATGGAAAAAACTAGCATGTTTGTTCAAAATGTACGGTTGTCCACACAGAAAAACTTTTGTGAACTTGAACTTTTGGGTACACAAAATATAGTCATACTCTTGAAGACTAGTCAAAGGTGTCATCATATCAAAAGAGcaattcaagaaatcatacaAAGAAATCTTCTTGTGAATAACTCTCACAACACTTGTGAGAGACTGTCATTTGTTGAGACAGAAAAATACTGACATCCAGTGGGCAGATATTAAATCTTTAGATTTATATCCTTAAAACTATACagccatttttaaaataataaagatgtAACAACAAGCTGGACACATAAGCAACGTCTCTGATCAGAAGTCTGACACTATCAATTCTGTTTTAATACCTTCTCATTTGACAATATCAATGTcactttatttataaagcaacagctttatttaaaacaactgATGACTAATGTGCTGTACAGTAAAAACAGAAAACTAATAATATTACAAGACAGATAACATAAAACAGCACCATCGATACAGAAAAAAGTACCACTTCAACTTTAACTTAAAATGACCTATTGTTATAATCCTCCTAATACCAACGGAGCATTTCATAATTTTGGTGCAGCTAAAGCCTGATCGTCTTTAAGTTTTAATTTTGTTCTGGCAACAACGAATAGTCCCTGATTGAAGGATCTGAAAGAACTCATTGACCCCAACAAAAAATCAGTAAGGTGCAACCTGCAAAGCCATTTTGAGATTTATAGACCACTGAAAGACTTTATAATCAATACAGTATTTGACCAGGTGTTTTGACATTGATACCTCTCGTAGGTGGGATATGTTCATATTTAGACTCCAGTCAGTAGTCTGGCAGCTACATTTTGACCGACTTGAAGTCTAAAAAGAGCGacctgattaaaaaaaataaaaaaataaaacgctGGATTTACTGAACCATATAGTGCACCATATAatgcacttttttaaagtaagttttacttgaaattttaagcaattgccagaggcgattctagggtctatgggggccccaagcagaaaattccctgtgtgcaagaagtgtgcaataCTTCTATACAATATCCTTTGCTTAAGCCACTTTCTACAGTGCAATAGTTACTGCGAAAGAAACATATatacaagtgtaatcttcatcatacctaacattattaacatgtttagatgcataaatggcataacatgtttggaaataatgacagcagagaaatattttctacattatacaatgttagcaatgattaatgacttatttttacaagaatatttttacaagaatattttaagaaaccagtcattttatgactgctactaaataatctcagtcatagttactgctaactgttatgtaagttagtgtcctagagttaaatattagtaaacttaatattaatttcatatctgaaaatacagaacagtataacgcatacatctgttgattttctcagcaacaatgcagtTCTACAGACTTGACaaaaggttttcctgagatttgtttgataatgtttgagacctgacagggtgaggatgtagtttttCTTACCTCCCTTAATGAACTCATCAACTCTCATTTcttcttccctttccctgctttgcacaaaacatttctgatgtataTTTACAGAAGCCAcaaatgatcgagtcaaaataagattagcattgttatttagaaacttcctttagtctcgtcatgttttcataagctaactcactcgcgtgacgtcttttgaatgcggttgtgcgcgaatgaacgcaaagacgcgcgcggacatgaatacgtgcgtgcacgcgtcattGCGACTGTTTCGTAActtttacaagcgtaaattgggtaactacattgcatatagatccgtttttgccacgattgtctttgtaaaggattgcactagttaactgttaaaatttaaacttgagatttacaccagaagatttacacttgggcacgtgcctgactggagctggaccgggcacattaaaccacatgtggGTACAGAgggctgctcactttagcgccttttatatgctgttaaattgttttaaatcacttgagtgttatcatttgcaagcctttgaaacacgtgcaaatgataaacttttcctatttaaatttgcgtattaatctggCAATCACATGCGAGCCAAACCGTGGGTTGTGATCCATACGGATCAACTGAAAAATCACGACTGAACGATACAACGTCACCCATTCGCTACGTTCATTTTTGAAACTGGCAAGTTATCCAcctgggttggattttgactgggctaagctaatgtcaatcaacattccatccaatcggaattttgatatgcagtcatgttgttcatctgtgtagcTGGCCATCCGAGAAACAAACTCGGGGGCTCTCTAGTGGCTCGGGGCTCCAAGCAGTTGCCTGCCTTGCCTGTTGACAAGGTGCGCCTCTGgcaattgcataaattgcttaaaatatattttttaattaatccagcctttatttttttcagtgtatgtgCTAATGCAGTCAAActattaaatgcataaatagctttttaaaaaacttttctaTCTCTGTGTTTTACTCACTTATTGTATGTTCTCTAAAATTAGTCACATTTATAAGAAATGGGTTTATCACTTAAACAAAGACATTAAAATTACTGTTTTGTATTTTCACACCTTTTTATTGATATATGAATTCAATTTGATCCATAAGAACTATAAACCACAAAATGATAAAAACACCAAAAAAGTCCACTTTTTGAAAAAAGAACACCCCCTTTCAATAGGCTGGCTCCGGACCTGCAACAGGATCCAAAAGAATTGTCTCTGTCTTCAGTATTAATTAACAGAATATACACACATCAAAGCCTTTAAATCATTAAGGCAGGCTAGTAGAGAATCAAAACAATTTTTTATCTTGAATTTAACTTTCGTGAGTGAGAAAAAATGTcttaatttcttaaaaaaaacttctgATGATAAGATGGTGTTAgatgatgatgatttttttattgcacTTGTCTATCACAGTTCTCACCCATACAGGATGTGTTTTAACACGCTTTGtattaaatttttattaacaGTGTTTCAGAAGTGTTACAAGTTGCAAAAACACAATCAAGtacaaataaacacaaacaacTGTATAAAACGTATAAAAAGTACTTTGCAAACTCATCAAGGGTGAAAAGGGGGATAAAGATGtaacatatataaaacacaaagtgtgttgttccaaaaaaaaaacacagagatgtgttaagttaaggacaacacattagaTGTGTTATCCTTaactacaaccccaaaacagaaaaagttgggacactgtagaaattgtgagtaaaaaaggaatggaataatttacaaatctcataaacttatattttattcacagtagaatatagataacatatcaaatgtagaaagtgagacattttgaaatgtcatgccaaatattgtctcattttggatttcatgagagctacacattccaaaaaaagttgggacaggtagcaataagaggccagaaaagttaaatgtgcatataaaggaacagctggaggaggaccaatgtttaggaatgggaatgttgtcctattcttgtctaatacagacttctagttgctcaactgtcttaggtcttctttgtcgcatctttcgctttatgatgcaccaaatcttttctttgggtgaaagatctggactgcaggttggccatttcagtactcagatccttcttctatgcagtcttgatgttgtaattgatgcagtatgtggtctggcattgtcatgttggaaaatgcaaggtcttccctgaaagagacgacgtctgaatgggatcatatgtatctagaacttggataaacctttcagcattgatggtgcctttccagatgtttaagctgcccatgccacatgcactcatgcaaccccaaaccatcagagatgcaggtttctgaactgagcgctaataacaacttgggttgtcattgtcctctttagtccggatgaaatggcgtcccagttttccaaaaagaacttcaaattttgattcgtctgactacagaacagttttccactttgccaaagtccattttaaatgagccttgcccagggaaaacgcctgtgcttctggatcatgtttagatatggcttcttttttgacctacagagttttagctggcaacggcgaatgacacggtggattgtgttcactgacaatgtgttctggaagtattccagagcccatgttgtgatttccattacagtagcattcctgtatgtgatgcagtgccatctaagagcccgaagatcacaggcatccggtatggttttccggtcttgacccttacgcacagagattgttccagattctctgaatctttgaatgatattatgcactgtagatgatgataacttcaatctcattgcattttttctctgagaagctcagaaaactatttttcgctgcagcattgggggaattggtgattctctgcccatcttgacctctgagagacactgccattctgagaggctctttttatacccaatcatgttgccaattgacctaataagttgcaaattggtctttcaactgttccttatatgtacattaaaattttctggcctcttattgctacctgtcccaactttttttggaatgtgtagctctcatgagaTCCAAAAtgtgccaatatttggcatgacattccaaaatatcttactttcaacatttgatatgttatctatattctactgtgaataaaatataagtttatgagatttgtaaattattccattccttttttactcacaatttctacagtgtcccaactttttctgttttggggttgtagacacaagatgtgttattttaacacattcatttaaaaaaggtAAACAAATAAATTCAAAGAAAATTAGACACCGCCTTGACCAAGACAAATCTGTCGTCTCATAAAAAGTACCAATAGATAGGAAATAGACAGCAGACCAAAGATGGTGCAGATGATTCTAAAAACTCCAGACAACGACAACCCAGCCACCCATATCTCACTGCACACAACACTTTCACCCTTGCAGTTACACACGGTGGCTTTAAGCGAGTCCTGATACAGCTTCTGCTTATTGAAAACTCTCAGGACTACATTGTAGACGCCAGGCATCAGCATAGTGTTAAGGATCAGCTCAATGCCGGTTCCTGCAAACGGGTACATTGTAACTGTTAGAATACATAATCATACTTGAGAGAAATAAGCTCGACATCTTTTCATACCTGAATCATTCATCCTGGCAGTCCAATATTTCCTCGTGTCTCCCTGAGTTTCAACACTAAAGGGTCCAGCGTTGGGATGCAAATATTTATCAGTGATGGAGAGGAGGACTGGAGGCGCCTCTTGATTACAGATCTTTATTTCCCTTTCATTAATATAGGGAGCGTTATCATTCACATCCTCAACATTGACAGTGACTGTGGCGGTGGAGGTGGGCAAAGGGCCGACAAACGGATGATCGTTCTCAACAATCACAGACAAAATGTACTGCTTGGTCTTCTCATAGTCCAGCGGCTGTATGGACAAGAAAAGACTTCAGTTACAGTACATCAACACAAACATCTGTCTGATCAACATTATGAAGATCATTCAGTACCTTCACAGTGGTGATGATTCCCTCCAGCTGACTGGGTCCAGTACTGATACTAAAAACTCCTCCTTCATCACCACTGATAATCTTATACTTGGTTGACCAGGCAGGTGATCCAGGTTCATCATCATCAGTAACTGTGAGTTTGGCAACTTCAACTCCAACTAGATTCTCTAGGACAGATACAGTGTACTAAAAACAAAAGGATTTGTGTAATAAGACTTTTTATTGATTCTCTTAGATATTTAGATGACAGATGATGAACAGCACGCTACCGTTTCTTGCTCAAATTGAGGTGGATTATCATTGCTGTCAGTGACAATAATAACAGCTCTGCCGGTCATTGGATAACCGTCTCCTCTCATGTTTGCAGCCTGAAGGACCAAAGTATATTTGGACCATTTCTGAAAGAGAAGACGTTCACAGGTTAGATTTGTCTTTCATGAACTCATTCTTCAACACTATAAGATACAAtcattaaatgtaatttctAGGGTTTGGGTTCCGAGGACCAGTTCTCATTCAGAGCCGgatctgttttttaaaaggAACCAGAAACATACGGAAAAGTTTCAGTTCTAAAAGTGGGTCTGATTTGATGCATGAGCATTTTAAATAACCATGTCTtacctcatgaatattaattccGTTGAGCCACTGTTTACAGTCACGCAACCAAATTACGCAGTTTACCACAGAAAACACTTGCGCTGATGAGGTACGTTTTAGTGTTAAACATAATTAGTGTCTAAAAGAAAGTCATAAGTGTGAATTTATTTCCAAAGGTATAACAATAAGGCACAGTGTAACACATGTGACAAAAATTATATCGTGCAAAGGCATATAAGTAATATAACCAAACACTTGTCCCAACAGGACATAAATCTCAAACCATGCAGTGTTTCTGAATGTTTGAGAACTACTGCTCCTTATAGAAGCCTATTTctgctataaatataaatataaatatatacagggacgtgcacaggattttttaggggcagttgctctgacctatatacagggcaccccccccccaaatttgttttatttaaactcacggcctatatgaaggactgggaataacagggtctttattaaaatcagcaaacatgtttgcctaatgcctaccaaaaaaattgtagcctaggctgcttgtctgcaagctatgataggtagctgctatctgtctgattatttaggcttaaacgtggcaaactcagcctagattcatgaagattttaacagaggtggaaagagtagccaaaaactttactcaagtaaaagtacaagtaactaaataaataattactcaagttgaagtaaaaagtatgcaatgaaaataatactcaagtagcgagttactagttactcatgaaaaaataaatccacacacacacacacacacacacaccagtgccctccataagtatcagaactgtaaagacaagatttttctgtttgctgtggagaccagaaattggtaagataaatatcagtatgtcagaagtttagaatgtcacattttattaacctttgtttatgtttcaacacatacatgctttaacaacaaagaacaacagcattaaatgctgactt belongs to Paramisgurnus dabryanus chromosome 2, PD_genome_1.1, whole genome shotgun sequence and includes:
- the LOC141281431 gene encoding cadherin-2-like codes for the protein MDIIIYVIDMNDNKPEFTQNSFHGKVPDAAPKDYEFMTVTATDADDPNTKNAEVRYSIISQDPPSPNPNMFAIKPVTGVIRVNSEGLNRKKWSKYTLVLQAANMRGDGYPMTGRAVIIVTDSNDNPPQFEQETYTVSVLENLVGVEVAKLTVTDDDEPGSPAWSTKYKIISGDEGGVFSISTGPSQLEGIITTVKPLDYEKTKQYILSVIVENDHPFVGPLPTSTATVTVNVEDVNDNAPYINEREIKICNQEAPPVLLSITDKYLHPNAGPFSVETQGDTRKYWTARMNDSGTGIELILNTMLMPGVYNVVLRVFNKQKLYQDSLKATVCNCKGESVVCSEIWVAGLSLSGVFRIICTIFGLLSISYLLVLFMRRQICLGQGGV